A window from Anaerolineae bacterium encodes these proteins:
- a CDS encoding glycosyltransferase family 4 protein codes for MLLGLDASRADLSLAGVGRYSVEMIRHLIDCERHRFRLYANGTPRPFWSVRPHVEWRDLPFPRLWTHIRLSVEMARHAPDVLFVPAHVLPLVRPPLATVTIHDLGFLRFPHCHPGRQRLYLRLSTMWNVRVASAILADSCATRADLQSLLGVPSQRVTVVYPGVSEAFFPQPAQKVARVTARHRLPSQYLLFVGTLHPRKNLLRLLAAHAQVGQAPTLVLAGRPGWMSEPILRRARSAAPRVRLLGPVAEEDLPALMSGATALMLPSLYEGFGIPVLEAMACGTPVIASATSSLPEVVGDAGLLVDPLSPEDIASAMRRVCQEPELVQDLRQRGRARARQFTWRAAAGQALRTMEDLNERPS; via the coding sequence ATGCTCCTTGGCCTAGACGCCTCCCGCGCCGATCTGTCCCTGGCCGGCGTGGGACGTTACTCCGTCGAGATGATCCGGCACCTGATCGACTGCGAGAGGCATCGTTTCCGGCTTTATGCTAACGGGACGCCGCGCCCTTTCTGGTCCGTGCGTCCCCACGTTGAGTGGCGTGACCTGCCCTTTCCCCGGCTTTGGACTCACATCCGGCTCTCCGTCGAGATGGCCCGGCATGCTCCCGACGTCCTTTTCGTGCCAGCGCATGTCCTTCCTCTTGTGCGACCACCGCTCGCCACCGTGACCATACACGACCTGGGTTTCCTCCGCTTTCCCCACTGCCACCCTGGGCGCCAGCGGCTCTACCTGCGCCTCAGCACCATGTGGAACGTGCGCGTCGCCTCCGCCATCCTGGCGGACTCCTGCGCTACCCGAGCCGACCTGCAGAGCCTCTTGGGTGTGCCATCGCAGCGTGTCACGGTGGTCTACCCCGGTGTCTCGGAGGCTTTCTTTCCCCAGCCCGCACAAAAGGTTGCCCGGGTCACCGCTCGCCACCGCCTGCCATCGCAGTACCTGCTCTTCGTGGGCACCCTCCACCCCCGCAAAAACCTCCTCCGCCTGCTGGCAGCTCACGCCCAGGTGGGCCAGGCGCCTACCCTCGTCCTGGCTGGCAGACCAGGCTGGATGAGCGAGCCTATCCTGCGACGCGCCCGGTCGGCGGCCCCCCGCGTGCGCCTGCTGGGGCCAGTGGCAGAGGAAGACCTTCCCGCGCTCATGAGCGGAGCCACAGCGCTCATGCTGCCCTCGCTCTACGAGGGCTTTGGCATTCCTGTGCTCGAGGCCATGGCCTGTGGTACTCCGGTCATAGCCTCTGCCACCTCCTCCCTTCCGGAGGTAGTCGGCGACGCTGGCCTTCTCGTGGATCCCCTCTCCCCGGAGGACATCGCTTCTGCTATGCGAAGAGTGTGCCAGGAGCCGGAGTTGGTGCAGGACCTGCGCCAGCGGGGTCGTGCCCGCGCCCGCCAGTTCACCTGGAGGGCCGCAGCAGGCCAGGCACTCCGCACCATGGAGGACCTCAATGAGCGCCCCTCCTGA
- a CDS encoding threonylcarbamoyl-AMP synthase: MAVVLPPSEDSLQLVVQALARGELCIIPTDTVYGVAAQVAPDPVARLYRVKGRPEGRPIPLLVSDIEAARALATEWTFEVDKLARTFWPGALTLVVPAVPGLPQEVTAGTGTVGVRWPACPLAESVIERSGGVLAVTSANRSGEPPAASVEDAFRALGTSVPYILDGGSLGGGLPSTVVRVVGKEIEVIREGAIAPEAIRRALDSLHQSDHP, from the coding sequence GTGGCAGTCGTGCTGCCGCCTTCAGAGGACAGCCTGCAGCTGGTCGTGCAGGCGCTCGCACGAGGCGAGTTGTGCATCATTCCGACCGATACCGTCTACGGTGTTGCCGCTCAGGTGGCACCGGATCCAGTAGCCCGGCTGTACCGAGTCAAGGGCCGCCCCGAGGGTCGCCCCATTCCGCTGCTTGTGTCCGACATCGAGGCCGCCAGGGCATTGGCAACCGAATGGACGTTCGAGGTCGACAAGTTGGCCCGCACTTTCTGGCCCGGAGCTCTGACTTTGGTGGTACCCGCTGTGCCCGGGCTCCCGCAGGAGGTTACGGCGGGCACGGGGACCGTGGGAGTGCGCTGGCCGGCCTGCCCCCTGGCCGAGAGCGTCATCGAGCGGTCCGGGGGAGTGCTGGCCGTCACCAGCGCCAACCGGTCTGGCGAGCCGCCGGCGGCCTCCGTTGAGGACGCCTTTCGCGCTCTAGGCACGTCAGTGCCCTACATCCTCGACGGCGGCAGCCTAGGAGGGGGGCTTCCCTCCACGGTAGTACGGGTGGTAGGGAAGGAAATCGAGGTCATCAGGGAGGGAGCCATCGCCCCCGAAGCGATTCGCCGGGCACTGGATTCCCTCCACCAGTCCGACCATCCATGA
- the prmC gene encoding peptide chain release factor N(5)-glutamine methyltransferase — MARAQPESQARLEAEVLLAHAVGHPRAWLYARPEECPQQAEAERYLLLVERRLRGVPLEYLTGRAFFHGIQLEVTPDVLVPRPETELLVGEAMAALQGAPQPWLADVGTGSGAVALALAHALPELRAVGTDISLAALRVAARNVQALGLESRVSLVNCDLLSAISSRFAVVVANLPYVSSEDLTGASADVVRHEPRQALDGGSDGLSVVRRLLAQLADHLQPNGLALLEIGSDQGRAATQAAHALLPGTDVAVIPDQWGRERVLRLRVPG, encoded by the coding sequence TTGGCGCGAGCTCAGCCAGAGAGCCAGGCCCGCCTGGAGGCGGAGGTTCTACTGGCCCACGCCGTCGGCCATCCCCGTGCCTGGCTCTACGCTCGCCCCGAAGAGTGCCCTCAACAGGCCGAGGCTGAGCGCTACCTGCTACTCGTCGAGCGCCGCCTCCGGGGAGTGCCGCTGGAGTACCTTACCGGCCGAGCTTTCTTCCACGGCATCCAGCTCGAGGTGACGCCCGACGTGCTGGTGCCTCGCCCTGAGACAGAGCTGCTGGTCGGGGAAGCGATGGCTGCCCTACAGGGGGCACCGCAGCCCTGGTTGGCAGACGTCGGCACCGGATCGGGCGCGGTAGCCCTAGCTCTGGCTCATGCCCTGCCGGAGCTCAGGGCAGTGGGAACCGACATCTCGTTGGCGGCCCTACGGGTCGCGGCACGCAACGTGCAAGCCCTAGGTCTAGAGAGCCGAGTGTCACTGGTGAACTGCGACCTGCTGAGCGCCATCAGCTCCCGATTTGCTGTGGTTGTGGCCAATCTCCCGTACGTCTCCAGCGAAGACCTGACCGGCGCCTCTGCCGATGTGGTCCGTCACGAGCCCCGCCAAGCCCTGGACGGGGGCTCTGATGGGCTGAGCGTCGTGCGGCGGCTTCTGGCTCAGCTAGCCGACCATCTCCAGCCGAACGGCTTGGCTTTGCTGGAGATCGGCAGCGACCAGGGACGGGCGGCCACACAGGCAGCGCACGCGCTGTTGCCCGGCACCGACGTGGCCGTGATCCCGGACCAGTGGGGACGGGAGCGAGTCTTGCGGCTGAGGGTGCCAGGTTGA
- a CDS encoding adenylyltransferase/cytidyltransferase family protein, with protein MNPAPLLSLGEAADLARSLRASGQTIVLTNGHFDLLHLGHVLYLEAARSMGEALFVGVNDDATTAALKGRGRPLVPAQDRAALLTHLRWVDCVVIFSDPTADALLERIRPHIYVKGSDYNLASLPEAGTARAIGAEIRFVPLVPGRSTSSLLQRILEHCRG; from the coding sequence ATGAACCCTGCTCCACTGCTCAGCTTGGGCGAGGCAGCCGACCTGGCCCGGTCGCTCCGCGCCTCGGGCCAGACAATTGTGCTCACCAACGGGCACTTCGACTTGCTCCATCTGGGTCATGTGCTCTACCTCGAGGCTGCTCGCTCCATGGGCGAGGCTCTCTTCGTGGGCGTGAACGACGACGCCACCACAGCCGCACTCAAGGGCCGGGGCCGGCCCCTAGTGCCGGCGCAGGACCGGGCCGCCTTGCTCACCCACCTCAGGTGGGTGGACTGTGTAGTCATCTTCTCCGACCCCACCGCCGATGCCCTGCTGGAGCGCATTCGTCCGCACATCTACGTCAAGGGCAGCGACTACAACCTGGCGTCTCTGCCTGAGGCAGGCACCGCTCGCGCCATCGGCGCGGAGATCCGCTTCGTGCCGCTTGTCCCCGGTCGCTCCACTAGCAGCCTGCTCCAACGGATTCTGGAACACTGCCGCGGATGA
- the prfA gene encoding peptide chain release factor 1 — translation MLDKLAAIERRFNQIEARLADPTVATDPTAVRELAQERAELEPIVGSYRRLLEVEAQLAQAEQMLEDEDPEMRALAEAEVEDLEATRKRLERQLQVMLLPPNPLDEKDVILEIRAGTGGDEAALFAADLARMYMRYAEERGWESEIVSANEIGIGGYREIVLTIRGKGAYSRLKYESGVHRVQRIPRTESSGRIHTSTATVAVLPELEEIELDLDPDDIEMEVYRSSGPGGQHMQKNATAVRLIHKPTGMVVACQSERSQAQNRARALAVLRSRLYAAEEEKRSSAVDAERRAQVGTAERSEKIRTYNFPQSRVTDHRLGMTSHRLTYFLDGDLDEFVDALLEREEEQRLKEIASGQSAAA, via the coding sequence ATGTTAGACAAGCTGGCGGCGATCGAGCGCCGCTTCAATCAGATAGAGGCACGCTTGGCAGACCCTACAGTCGCCACCGACCCGACGGCGGTTAGGGAGCTGGCCCAGGAGCGAGCCGAACTCGAGCCAATCGTGGGCAGCTACCGGCGGCTCCTTGAAGTGGAAGCTCAGCTGGCCCAGGCAGAGCAGATGCTTGAGGACGAGGATCCTGAGATGCGAGCTTTGGCAGAGGCTGAAGTCGAGGACCTCGAGGCGACTCGCAAACGGCTGGAGCGGCAGCTCCAGGTGATGCTCCTCCCGCCCAATCCGTTGGACGAGAAGGACGTGATCCTAGAGATCCGCGCTGGTACCGGGGGCGATGAGGCGGCCCTGTTCGCAGCTGATCTGGCTCGCATGTATATGCGCTACGCTGAAGAGCGGGGCTGGGAGAGCGAAATCGTCAGCGCTAACGAGATCGGTATCGGTGGCTACCGGGAGATCGTCCTCACCATCCGCGGCAAGGGTGCCTACTCGCGCCTCAAGTACGAGAGCGGTGTCCACCGAGTTCAGCGCATCCCCCGCACTGAGTCTAGCGGCCGCATACACACATCCACCGCCACTGTGGCGGTGCTTCCCGAGCTAGAAGAGATCGAGCTCGACCTGGACCCCGACGACATCGAGATGGAAGTGTACCGCTCCTCGGGTCCGGGTGGGCAGCACATGCAGAAGAACGCTACCGCGGTACGCCTGATCCACAAGCCGACGGGCATGGTGGTGGCTTGCCAGAGCGAACGCTCACAAGCCCAGAACCGAGCCAGAGCCCTCGCTGTCCTCCGCTCTCGGCTCTATGCCGCGGAGGAAGAGAAGCGGTCCAGCGCCGTCGACGCCGAGCGACGGGCTCAGGTAGGAACCGCCGAGCGCAGCGAGAAGATCAGGACCTACAACTTCCCTCAGAGCCGGGTCACCGACCACCGGTTGGGAATGACCAGCCACCGACTCACCTACTTCCTCGACGGAGACCTGGACGAGTTCGTGGACGCTCTGTTGGAGCGGGAGGAGGAGCAGCGCCTCAAAGAGATCGCGTCCGGGCAGTCGGCTGCGGCCTGA
- a CDS encoding glycosyltransferase family 9 protein — translation MSAPPERILVVKLADLGDALTATPALRALRETYPQARVDVLTSPAGAVVLGNLPGVAHIIEADRHLLDSPAAWVRPRTWQRVAALARGLSRADYDCLLLMHHLSSTVGALKWRVLVAAVAGARSVGLDNGRGRFLDVRVEDRGFAALHEVEYGLQLAAAVGASCSDHSLQLQLPQDASERADALLAPIKGYRYVTIHPGSGDYSPARRWFPERFAAVADELSSHLGLAVVLVGGPRDDVESVRALMSEPSLDLSRRTDIPTLAAILSRSALFLGGDSGVMHLATAAGAPVLALFGPTDARAWGPWRPPMPGAAPVSVLQGVCPWRGPCLYVGHSVGRRHGCPTRDCLRSIQVQDVLERADAIVHR, via the coding sequence ATGAGCGCCCCTCCTGAGCGCATCCTGGTGGTGAAGCTCGCCGATCTGGGCGACGCACTGACCGCCACGCCAGCCCTCCGGGCACTGCGCGAGACCTACCCTCAGGCTCGGGTGGACGTGCTCACCTCCCCGGCCGGAGCTGTGGTGTTGGGCAACCTGCCCGGCGTGGCTCACATCATCGAAGCAGATCGCCATCTCCTCGACTCTCCCGCCGCCTGGGTTCGCCCGCGCACGTGGCAACGCGTAGCAGCGCTGGCCCGGGGCCTTAGCCGGGCGGACTACGACTGTCTTCTGCTCATGCATCACCTCTCGAGCACAGTGGGGGCGCTCAAGTGGCGCGTTCTGGTGGCAGCCGTCGCCGGAGCTCGGAGCGTCGGCCTGGACAACGGCCGCGGGCGGTTCCTCGATGTCCGGGTCGAGGATCGGGGCTTTGCAGCGTTACACGAAGTTGAGTACGGGCTCCAGTTGGCCGCGGCCGTGGGCGCTTCCTGCAGCGACCATTCGCTCCAGTTGCAGCTCCCCCAGGACGCAAGCGAGCGGGCGGACGCGCTCTTGGCGCCAATCAAGGGCTACCGCTACGTGACCATTCACCCCGGATCGGGCGACTACAGCCCGGCACGCCGATGGTTTCCCGAGCGTTTCGCTGCGGTCGCGGACGAGCTGTCCAGCCACCTCGGCCTAGCAGTTGTGCTGGTCGGCGGGCCCCGAGACGATGTCGAGTCGGTACGAGCGCTCATGAGCGAGCCCTCGCTTGATCTCTCCCGGCGCACCGACATCCCCACTCTGGCCGCCATTCTGAGCCGAAGTGCGCTGTTCCTGGGCGGTGACAGCGGGGTAATGCATCTGGCCACCGCTGCCGGGGCCCCTGTTCTGGCGCTCTTCGGCCCCACCGACGCGCGGGCATGGGGTCCCTGGCGTCCCCCTATGCCCGGAGCTGCTCCGGTGTCCGTGTTGCAGGGGGTCTGCCCTTGGCGCGGTCCGTGCCTCTATGTGGGACACTCCGTGGGCCGCCGACATGGTTGCCCCACCCGAGACTGCCTCCGTTCCATCCAGGTCCAGGACGTATTGGAGCGGGCCGATGCTATCGTTCACCGTTGA
- a CDS encoding nucleoside kinase — MTATSLVRPSLPRDDIRLTFPDGSVMAGPKDATLEEYVLAWQAQTEAAERTFTAVLLGDQLRSLSFVPSSDAHVTPLDLTTPYGMRVYKRSLTLTLVAAAEHLFPGTRLNVDHSVTANGFYCTVRGREPLTAAELRALEEETRRLVRADLPIVSRAVPLAEAIALFDRLGYADTAGLLRTYHAATVEVHEVDGAYGAFLGTLVPRTGYLSRFRLQKEDDGFLLLFPLMEDPERFPEDTHFPKLTAQFRVASRWLRAIGAEDAGSLNLAIERRRFRELVLVAEALHERRIATIAETISSLEDVRIVFVAGPTSSGKTTWAKRLGIQLAASGIQSFAVAMDDYFVERSATPLSEDGTFDFEAFDAVDHDLFQRDMLKLLAGERVRMPRYDFVTGIRVPGREVALPKGTVLIVEGLHGLNPGLLPQAPREALYRVYVSCLTQLNLDHHHYVPTSDARLLRRLVRDARTRGHTAESTVLRWQSVRRGERRFIFPYQEQADVFFNSALPYEIAVLKPLAEPLLLPYDHDSPAALEVRRLLDMLALFLPAEASAVPDNSLLREFIGGSIMEHVHLAGSDTLRDL; from the coding sequence ATGACTGCTACCAGCCTGGTCCGGCCATCTCTGCCCCGCGACGACATCCGGCTCACGTTCCCGGACGGCAGCGTCATGGCGGGCCCGAAGGATGCTACTCTGGAGGAGTACGTCCTAGCCTGGCAGGCGCAGACAGAGGCCGCCGAGCGAACCTTCACCGCCGTCCTGCTTGGCGACCAGCTCCGCAGCCTGAGCTTCGTCCCCTCAAGCGACGCCCACGTGACTCCTCTTGACCTGACTACGCCCTACGGAATGCGAGTGTACAAGCGCTCGCTCACGCTGACCCTGGTAGCTGCCGCTGAACACCTGTTTCCGGGCACCCGCCTCAACGTGGACCACTCCGTCACCGCCAACGGGTTCTACTGCACCGTGAGGGGACGAGAGCCCCTGACGGCCGCCGAACTGCGCGCCCTGGAAGAGGAGACCCGTAGGCTCGTCCGGGCCGATCTTCCCATTGTGTCGAGAGCCGTACCGCTCGCCGAGGCCATCGCCCTTTTCGACCGCCTGGGCTACGCCGATACTGCGGGGCTTCTCCGAACTTACCATGCCGCCACGGTGGAAGTTCACGAAGTGGATGGTGCCTATGGGGCGTTCCTGGGCACGCTCGTCCCTCGAACCGGATACCTGAGCCGATTCCGCTTGCAGAAAGAGGACGACGGCTTCCTTCTGCTGTTTCCCCTAATGGAAGACCCGGAGCGCTTCCCGGAGGACACGCACTTCCCCAAGCTGACGGCTCAGTTCCGTGTAGCCTCCCGCTGGCTCCGGGCCATCGGCGCAGAGGATGCCGGCTCGCTCAACCTGGCCATCGAGCGCCGTCGCTTCCGGGAGCTGGTCTTGGTGGCCGAGGCCCTCCATGAGCGGCGCATTGCCACTATCGCCGAGACCATCTCGTCGCTCGAAGACGTGCGCATTGTGTTTGTCGCTGGCCCTACCTCCTCGGGCAAGACGACCTGGGCTAAGCGACTAGGGATCCAGCTGGCCGCAAGCGGTATCCAATCCTTCGCCGTCGCCATGGACGACTACTTCGTCGAGCGCAGCGCCACCCCTCTGAGCGAAGACGGAACGTTCGACTTCGAGGCCTTCGATGCGGTGGACCACGACCTGTTCCAGCGGGACATGCTGAAGCTCCTGGCCGGAGAGCGAGTCCGAATGCCCCGGTACGACTTCGTGACGGGCATTCGAGTCCCCGGCCGCGAGGTAGCCTTGCCCAAGGGAACGGTGCTTATCGTCGAGGGTCTGCACGGCCTGAACCCCGGACTCTTGCCCCAAGCACCCCGAGAGGCCCTCTACCGGGTGTACGTGTCCTGCCTTACTCAGCTGAACCTAGACCACCACCACTACGTGCCTACCTCGGACGCCCGGCTGCTGCGAAGGCTAGTTCGGGATGCCAGGACCCGGGGCCATACCGCCGAGTCCACCGTATTGCGCTGGCAGTCCGTTCGCCGAGGGGAGAGGCGCTTCATCTTCCCCTACCAGGAGCAGGCCGACGTCTTCTTCAACTCTGCCCTGCCGTACGAAATAGCCGTGCTCAAGCCTCTGGCCGAGCCCCTGCTTCTGCCTTACGACCACGATTCGCCGGCTGCCTTGGAGGTGCGCCGGCTGCTGGACATGCTGGCCCTCTTCCTCCCCGCCGAGGCCAGCGCCGTGCCCGACAACTCGCTACTGCGCGAGTTCATCGGTGGCTCTATTATGGAGCACGTCCATCTGGCAGGATCGGACACCCTCCGAGATCTCTGA
- the murJ gene encoding murein biosynthesis integral membrane protein MurJ, producing MSAEPAPALPPVDRRGIAGAAALLSVGNVSSRLLGLARETFIANLFGAEGPVSAFRVASRTYNLLYELMVGGIVASALVPVLSEYAERDRLEFRRVLTSLSAALTVMVGICVVALELAAPAVTQIMGTGYGPELQSLIIAMLRLVLPAVLLTSLAGLLSAALYSLKRFLFPSFMAALFNLSLIGCGALLARQYHVRALALGVLVGAAAQLALQLAGVWRAGIRPTRCLYHPALKRIAILALPVLGSLLVGQAQVVIDTNLASRTGDQSVAWMANATTLIQFPLGLVAMAVSVASLPELSRLAALADGRAPFAATLSFALRLVVILMLPATAALAALGLPVIRLLFEHGSFTPRDAAAVHGALGLYLLGLPAAAVDQVFILAFYARGDTWRPAAVGVAAVGIYLAVALATMRDMGMLGLVLANSCQWVTHAGLMAWLTHHRIAPLRGHGLGRAAAQAGLGSALAALAMAAALRATEHLVPLSLAGEITSVLVPGLAGVAVYVATLRAGRSPEYTALAALIQGRLRRIWGTGQTEVGR from the coding sequence ATGAGCGCCGAGCCCGCCCCCGCCCTCCCCCCAGTGGATCGCAGGGGCATCGCCGGGGCGGCTGCCCTCCTCTCGGTGGGCAACGTTTCCAGCCGCTTGCTGGGCCTCGCCCGCGAGACCTTCATCGCCAACCTGTTCGGGGCCGAGGGTCCGGTCAGCGCCTTCCGCGTGGCCAGCCGGACCTATAACCTCCTGTACGAGCTGATGGTAGGGGGTATCGTCGCGTCGGCCCTGGTGCCCGTGCTCAGCGAGTACGCCGAGCGAGACCGCCTTGAGTTTCGACGAGTCCTCACTTCGCTATCCGCGGCCCTCACCGTGATGGTGGGCATCTGCGTGGTGGCGCTGGAGCTCGCCGCCCCGGCAGTCACGCAGATCATGGGCACTGGATACGGGCCGGAACTGCAGAGCCTGATCATCGCGATGCTTCGCCTCGTCCTGCCAGCCGTCCTGCTCACCAGCCTGGCTGGGCTGCTTTCTGCTGCCCTCTACTCGCTCAAGCGATTCCTCTTCCCCTCTTTCATGGCCGCTCTGTTCAACCTGTCGCTGATCGGCTGTGGAGCTCTGCTGGCCCGACAGTATCACGTCCGGGCCTTGGCGCTAGGAGTCCTGGTCGGGGCGGCCGCGCAACTGGCTCTGCAGTTGGCTGGCGTATGGCGGGCCGGCATCCGGCCCACCCGCTGCCTCTATCACCCGGCCCTGAAGCGAATCGCGATCCTGGCACTGCCGGTGCTGGGAAGCTTGCTGGTGGGCCAGGCTCAGGTAGTGATTGACACCAATCTGGCTTCGCGCACCGGCGATCAGTCGGTGGCCTGGATGGCCAATGCTACTACGCTCATCCAGTTCCCCCTGGGGCTGGTCGCCATGGCCGTGTCGGTCGCCAGCCTGCCCGAGCTCTCTCGCCTGGCAGCTCTAGCCGACGGCCGGGCGCCGTTCGCCGCCACTCTTTCCTTCGCCCTGCGGCTCGTGGTGATCCTTATGTTGCCTGCCACGGCCGCGCTGGCGGCCCTGGGGCTCCCTGTCATCCGGCTGCTGTTCGAGCACGGCAGCTTCACTCCCCGCGACGCCGCCGCCGTCCACGGGGCCCTGGGCCTCTATCTGCTGGGGCTGCCGGCGGCGGCAGTGGACCAGGTCTTCATACTGGCCTTCTATGCCAGGGGCGACACCTGGCGACCGGCCGCGGTGGGGGTGGCCGCAGTCGGCATCTATCTTGCAGTCGCTCTCGCCACTATGCGAGACATGGGGATGCTCGGCCTGGTGCTGGCCAACTCCTGCCAGTGGGTCACCCACGCCGGGCTTATGGCTTGGTTGACACACCACAGGATCGCTCCTCTTCGGGGCCATGGCCTGGGAAGGGCTGCAGCACAGGCTGGCCTGGGATCAGCGCTGGCGGCGCTGGCCATGGCTGCCGCTTTGCGAGCGACGGAGCACTTGGTTCCCCTGTCTCTAGCGGGCGAGATCACCTCCGTCCTGGTGCCCGGGCTAGCCGGGGTGGCAGTCTATGTCGCCACCCTGCGTGCCGGTAGAAGCCCGGAGTACACCGCGCTCGCTGCCCTCATCCAGGGCCGACTGCGCCGTATCTGGGGCACCGGACAGACCGAGGTCGGCCGATGA
- a CDS encoding WecB/TagA/CpsF family glycosyltransferase — protein sequence MLSFTVDAPPGSLRVLGVRVDAVTYRDVLERAAAIFGGAGARQIVTLNPEMLLQALRDADLASAIDSAELVVPDGVGLLLAGRLLGRPLPGRVTGVDLVPRLCQLAAERGWSVYFLGAAPGVAELCATVLRSRLPALRVAGCYSGSPALEEQDAILARLAEARPDLLLVAYGVPAEEKWIARNLDRLPARLAMGVGGAFDFIAGVVPRAPVWMRRWGLEWLYRLYRQPWRWRRMLALPVFLLRVLAEAARTQLTCRHRGGG from the coding sequence ATGCTATCGTTCACCGTTGACGCACCGCCGGGCAGCCTTCGCGTCCTCGGGGTCAGGGTAGACGCAGTGACCTACCGAGACGTCCTGGAGCGGGCAGCAGCCATCTTCGGCGGAGCTGGGGCCAGACAGATCGTTACCCTGAACCCCGAGATGCTGCTTCAAGCCCTGCGGGACGCCGATCTGGCGAGCGCTATAGACTCCGCCGAACTGGTGGTTCCGGATGGTGTGGGCCTTCTCCTGGCCGGACGCCTACTGGGCCGGCCGTTGCCAGGGCGAGTCACCGGAGTGGATCTAGTACCGCGCCTATGCCAACTGGCTGCTGAGCGTGGGTGGAGCGTCTACTTCCTGGGAGCCGCCCCGGGCGTGGCGGAGCTCTGTGCCACAGTCCTCCGCTCACGCCTTCCCGCGCTGCGTGTGGCGGGCTGCTACTCCGGTTCGCCAGCGCTCGAGGAGCAGGACGCCATTCTGGCTCGATTGGCGGAGGCGCGCCCCGACCTTCTCCTGGTAGCCTACGGCGTCCCCGCCGAGGAGAAGTGGATTGCCCGCAACCTGGACCGACTGCCAGCGCGTCTGGCAATGGGGGTGGGGGGTGCCTTCGACTTCATCGCTGGAGTGGTGCCTCGGGCACCGGTTTGGATGCGGCGCTGGGGACTGGAATGGCTCTACCGTCTCTATCGCCAGCCCTGGCGTTGGCGAAGGATGCTGGCCCTACCGGTCTTTCTCCTCCGGGTCCTTGCCGAGGCCGCACGCACTCAGCTAACATGCCGGCACCGGGGTGGAGGGTGA
- the rpiB gene encoding ribose 5-phosphate isomerase B, which produces MRVALASDHAGAALKADLVDYVASLGHEAVDLGADGSCSVDYPDFARAAAEGVADGRYHRAILVCGTGLGMSIAANKVTGIRAALCHECYSARMSREHNDANVLCLGQRVVGTGLARDVARVFLETEFSQGPNHRRRIEQIAAYETGTRSPGGSRP; this is translated from the coding sequence GTGAGAGTAGCGTTGGCTTCGGACCACGCCGGGGCAGCCCTCAAGGCTGACCTGGTAGACTATGTGGCTTCCCTCGGTCACGAGGCCGTGGACCTGGGGGCCGATGGTAGCTGTTCTGTGGACTACCCCGACTTCGCGCGCGCGGCCGCCGAGGGGGTGGCCGACGGTCGTTACCATCGGGCCATACTGGTGTGCGGCACGGGGCTGGGGATGAGTATAGCCGCAAACAAGGTGACCGGCATCCGGGCTGCACTCTGCCACGAGTGCTACTCCGCCCGCATGAGCCGCGAGCACAACGACGCCAACGTCCTGTGCCTCGGCCAGCGGGTCGTGGGCACGGGCCTGGCACGAGACGTGGCTCGGGTATTCCTGGAAACCGAGTTCTCGCAGGGGCCGAACCACAGGCGCCGGATCGAGCAGATCGCCGCCTACGAGACCGGAACCCGGTCGCCAGGCGGCAGCCGGCCATGA
- a CDS encoding class D sortase, whose amino-acid sequence MGSGVLPGGHAAPSSAEVPAHLRSLIKPVPGMVLPTPGPGRPSRIVIDKLGVDAPVVAGDGPEQLKMGVGHRLGTAGPGQPGNMVLSGHNDIYGEVFRHLDRLAEGDRITIYSDGEPFTYVVKRKLIVEPTDLSVLEPTQEPVATLISCYPYLVDSHRIVIVAELAQ is encoded by the coding sequence ATGGGGTCCGGCGTGCTGCCCGGCGGGCATGCCGCCCCCAGCTCAGCTGAAGTCCCCGCTCATCTCCGCTCTCTCATCAAGCCCGTCCCTGGCATGGTCCTCCCGACACCGGGACCGGGCCGACCCTCTCGGATAGTCATTGACAAGCTCGGGGTGGATGCCCCCGTCGTTGCCGGCGACGGCCCCGAGCAGCTGAAGATGGGAGTCGGCCACCGTCTGGGAACCGCCGGGCCGGGCCAGCCCGGAAACATGGTACTCTCGGGCCACAACGACATCTACGGAGAAGTCTTTCGCCACCTGGACCGGCTGGCCGAAGGCGACCGGATCACGATATACTCTGATGGTGAGCCGTTCACCTACGTGGTGAAACGCAAGCTCATCGTCGAGCCCACGGACCTATCGGTCCTGGAGCCCACCCAAGAGCCGGTCGCCACGCTGATCAGCTGCTACCCCTACCTAGTGGATAGCCATCGGATCGTGATCGTGGCGGAGCTGGCTCAGTGA